A segment of the Desulfovibrio sp. genome:
CCTTGCTGGGCTGCCCCTCGAAGAGGAGCCTCCCGTCCGCCCCAAGCTGATACTTCGTCGGATCAAGCACCGGTTTGCCGTCCGGTCTCACGGAACTATCAGCTATGGGGACTTCCAATCCGAAACCATGGCCACTCATCACCGCCAGAGTGCGTCCGTCCGACAAGAGGGTCATGCTCTCGGCGAATGCCCCGGTGAACCCCGCCGCGTGGAGATCCAGAACCATGGTTTTGCGGGCGAGCTTCAAATCCTGCTTCCTCCATTGGGCCTTTTCTCTGAGGACTTCAGGCGGCTGGCGAGCGTCGTTGTAAACCTTGTTGATGTTGTGGGTCTGGGTCAGGTCCACGGAGAAAACCAGGCTGCGGGACTTGCCGCTCTTGTCCACTCCCTGCTCCAGCACAAGCAGACGTTTGTCCGCGAAGGCCACCACCTCGCCCGTGGACACCGCGGCAGGATCCGGGAAGGTTTCGTCGTCAATGGGGTAGGGCAGTTGCCGCACGCGCTCGGTGTCAGGATCGAATTCGATGATTCGGCTAAATATCGCGGGTTTTTCCTCCACAAAAAGAACTCCCCGCATGATGGTGTAGACCTTGCCAGTGGGGCTTATGCTCGTGCCCGAGAAACCCCAGCCAGCCCGGCGGGTGGCCAGGTAGTCCTCCAGGCCGCTGCCCGGGGCAAGTGCGATGAGAGTGCGGCCATCCCTGGGTGAAACGCGAAGCAGAGCCGGACGGTACCCGTCCGCCACCCAGAAGACCCCGCGTTTGGCATCGTAGGCCACACCCTGGGGATCCACTCCGTGTTTGTCGAATTCCAGGCGCTTGAGCGCAAGATCAAGCGGCAACTCGACCTGGCCGCCATGCACGGTTGGCGCGGGCGGAATCCCGCGCAGCGGGTTGCCGTCTTCATCCTTGAGCGCCAGCATGCCAAGCACTTCGGCCTTGTTTCCCGTAAGCTTCATGGTGGCGATGGAGGGTGTGAAACCAGGCAAAATAAATACGGACGAGGGCGCCAGAGCACCCTGCCCGGGAACCATGGGCCCTTTGACGGTTGGTCCGCGCCCGGTGAGCGTATTAAGGACCATGGACCCGTCGGCCTGGGCCTGGGCGCAGTTCAGGCCGAATCCGAGGCCCGGCAGAAAACCATTGGGAAATTGCCCGCGAAGATATTCCGGCACCGGAACCATCATGGCTTGCGGGACGATGACTTCCGGGGAGCGCACCTCTGGCGCCTGCGCACTCGCCGGGAGGCAAAACACCGGAAGAACCCAAGCAGCCAGGATCAGGCACAATAAGAAATGCGACGCCATCCTGGTCTCCTTAACCTGCCCTGAAGCGGCGGGAAGAATTACTCGGTGACAACCGGTGAGCAAACCCGGCCATCGCTCACGGCAACTGCCAACAAGGCGTATTTGAGACAGCCTGATGCGGCCCCATAACGCACAGTTACATTCAGAAATCATCCGCAACACGAATGCCGGCCAGTCAAAACGCCCTGGCCGGGCCTGTCAGGACTTGAATTCCTGGGCTTCAATTCCTAACCTTTTCAATATCTTCTGTAAACTCGCCCGTTCGAGCCCGCTCACCCTGGCCGCCTCGGAGACGTTCCCACGGGTACGACCCAGCAGTTGGTCAACATAGGCCCTGGTGAAAGCTTCCACGGCCTGATTTTTGGCATCCTGGTAGCTGCCCAGGATGCACGCGGGCGGGGCAACCGTTATGCCCGCTCCCGCGTCAACGGTCCTGGCCGTGGGAGCGTCGATGACGTCGCCCGGGGAAAACACCACCAGACGACGCATGAAGTTCAAAAGCTCCCGCACGTTTCCGGGCCACTCTCTGCCGGCCAGATACCCAAGGGCGTCCGGGGTGAGCTCTTTCTCCGCGAGGTTCATCTCCTTGCAGGTTCGCTTGAGGAAATGGATAGCCAAAAGGGGCACATCTTCCCGGCGTTCGCGAAGGGTTGGAGTTTGGATGGTCAGCACGTTCAGGCGGTAGAAAAGATCCTCACGAAAGGACCTGTCCCTGATCTTCTCCTCCAGGTGCTGGTTGGTGGACGCGATGATGCGCACGTCCACCTTCACGGTCTCGCTGCCGCCTACCGCACGCACCTCCCGCTCCTGCAGCACCCGCAGGAGCTTGGTCTGGATGTTCATGGGGATATCGCCGATCTCGTCCAAGAGAATGGTCCCGCCTTCCGCAGCCAAGAAAAGGCCCTTGCTGGACCGCTCCGCTCCGGTGAAGGCCCCTTTCACATGGCCGAAAAGCTCCGATTCCAGAAGCTGCTCCGGGATGGCCGGGCAGTTTACCGACAACATGGGACCGTCGTTTCGCCCGCTCAGGCGGTGGATGGCCCTGGCCACCACCTCCTTGCCCGTTCCCGATTCCCCTTGGATGAGAACCGTGTAGTCCGACCCGGCCACCGCTGATATGGTCTGCTTGAGCCGTATGACGCTTGACGATTCGCCGATGAGCTCGCGCCAGGTTTCCGCTTCGGCCACGGATTCGCGCAGCCTTCGGTTCTCGGTGATGAGCCGCATGCGCTCCAAGGCCTTGTCCAGGGTCAGAAACAGGTTGTCCGGTTCCACCGGCTTGGTGATGAAGTCGTAGGCACCGGCCTTGAGGGCCGCCACGGCCGAGCTCACGTCGCCATGCGCGGTGAGCATCACCACTGTGAGCATGGGGTTGCGGGCGTGGGCCCGTTCCAAAAGCTCCTGCCCGCTCATGCCGGGCATGCGCAGATCCGTGAACATGAGGTTCGGAATCTTCTCGTCCAGAAGGGCCAGGGCCTGAGCGCCGTCGTGGGCCTGTATGATGTCCAGCAGCGGATGGCGCGAGCTGATAAGCCGCGCCAGGCCCTTGGTGAAGTCCGGTTGGTCGTCCACTAGCAGAATCGATTCAGGCCGCTTCACGTTTCGTCTCCTGGGTTCCGGCCAGCGGGAGCCGGACGATGAATTCGGCCCCGCCGTCGCTTACGGCTTCCACGCTGCCCCCCATGTCGTTCACTAGCCCGAAGACCACGGCAAGCCCAAGCCCGGTGCCCTTGCCCACTTCCTTGGTGGTGAAGAACGGATCGAAGATACGCCCCAGATTTTCAGGGGGGATGCCCGGTCCGTTGTCCGCCACGCGAAGGACAGCCAAGCCGTCTTCCACGCCGGTGCTCACCTTGATGCTCCCACCTGTGGGGCTCACCGCGTCCAGGGCATTGATGAGCAGGTTGGACAATATCTGCTCAAGCGAAGTGATGTCCGCCCGGACTTCCGGCATGCCTTCCGGCGCGTCCACTTCCAGGCTCACCCCTTCGGCCGAGGCCTGGGCCTGGAAGACGCCCGCCGTTCTGCGGGCCACAACAACCAGGTCACAGGTGCCGTCCGCGCCCTTCTTGGGCCTTACGAAGTCCAAAAGGTCCCGCAGCACCTTCTGGGCCTGGCGGGTGTGGCGCAGAATGACTTCAACGTCTTCACGGCTCTCCTCCTGGCCGGCGGATGCCTTGAGCAGTTCCCCATAGAAAAGGATCACCCCCAGGGGATTGTTGATTTCGTGGGCCAGACCCGCAGCCAACCGGCCCACTGCAACGAGTTTCTCGTTCTGCTGGGCCAGCTCCTGCATGCGCCTTTCTCCCGTTACCTCGCGGGCATAGGCCACCAGACGCCCTCCCCTGCCCCGGTATTCCGGCAAGGGATAGAGCGATACCAAAAACGTCCTGTCGCCGGGCAGCTTCACTTCCCGAACCAGAGGGCCGGCCAGCACGAAGTCCGGCAGCGGCTGTCCGGGAACTATTCCCAGAGACTGCCGCAAGCTCGTGGTCGCGTCCCCCGCGCTTCGTGCACCGGAGGCCGACAGCTGCCTGGCCGATTCGTTGGCCAGCACCACCTGACCTTGGCCATCGAGCAGGGCCACCGGATCGCTTATCCCCTCGAATACGGCGTGCAGCAGGTCGTTCTGGCGGATAAGGTTGTCCAAGGCGTCCATGTTCTCCATGACCACGCCAAGTTGTTGCCCTACCGCCAGGAGCACTTCCCTGGGCATTGGGTCGGGCAGGTTCTCTTTGGTCCAGCACAGGGTAAGCATGCCGTGGGCAGCGCCTGAAGTCTGCACCGGAATATAGGCGCAACCGTCCGTGAACACCGTTTCCCCACGGGCGGCCATCCTCTCCCAGGACTGCGGCATGGGAGCCTGGCCGTCCTGATCCGGCCAGGAATAGGAGGCACCGGCGGACATGGTGCAGCAATAGGTCACCCTGTGCGCGCCGAATCTCTTGCCTATTAACCCCAGGCAACCGTCCAGAATCTCCTTGCGATCCCTAGTGTGATTCAAGCCATTGAGCAAATTGACGAAGAGCCCCACATCCGCCCTTCGGGCTTCCGCTTCCCGGCTCAAATCTCTGGTGCGTCCTTCCACCATGCCTTCAAGGTTGGATGCGTAGGACTGCAACTGCCACCTGGCCTGCCTCAGGCTTTCCGCGAACTGCTCCATGGACGCCAGCATGAGCTCGATCTCGTCCTTGGATTTATCCAGGGGGTGAGGTTTGGGTGCGATGGCCGCCTCGCTGGCAGCCTCCGGGAAGTGGCGGCCCATGAGCGACAGAGCGCGGTGAAGGTTGTGCACCACCAGACGGTTGAAGAAAACGTAGATGGAAGCGAACAAGCACAGGGTGCCAACGCTGAACATCAGCACGAAACCAAGCGTGGCTCCCTGAATGCGCATGGCAGTGGCCTGCATGGGCAGCACCACCACATGAGCCCCGGCAAGTTCGCCTTCCTTGCGGTTGAAGCCGCGCTCCGTGCCGAATGTCTCGATGAGGTCCTTGGGAGCCTGGGCCGGGTCTCCGTGGCAGCGCAGGCAGAATCCCTGGTAGCGGACCGGCTGGGCCATGACCAGGTATTCATGACCCTGCTCCTTGATGAAGGCTTCCCCCCATTGCTGGTAAGGGTCTGCGTTGAAGCGTTCGATGAAATCGCGTTCCAGGCCCACGGCCTCCAGGTCCGGGCTGCGCGCTCCGATGGCCACTCGTCTGAAGCGGTAGTCTCCATGTGCTTCCTGGCCGGAGGGTCCCATGGCGGCCCGGGCCAGAGCCGTGCAGGACATCGCCTCGAGAAGCCCCTGGTCCTCAAGGAGCGTCCCGGTGATCACGGGGCGGAGATTGTCCTGCACGTAGGCGTGCAGGGACTCCACACCCCGCAGGATGACCTGAGCCTTGCCCCTGGCTTCCTGCTCCAGGGTCTCACGCAGATACTGCTGCAAGAGGTACACGAAGAATATCCCGATGACCGCCATAATCGCCGCCAAGCCCAGGATGAACTTGGTCTGGAGGTTGCGGGGCTTGAATATGTTCATCGTTTTGCTGTCCTGAGTCGCCGCTTGAAGCGGCAACACGATTTGGTTCGCGCGTCACAGTGAAGCCGGTCTTGACGGACTGCCTCCGTCGGGACACTGTCGTCAGCATGGACGCCAGCAGCGAAACTCCACGCACCTGCTTGGACGACGGCTACGAAATCTTCTGGGCCACCCCTGAGGTGGCTGTGGGAGCTATGCCCTGCAAGCCCGGCCACCTGAAACTGCTTCATGCCCACGGCATCAGCGCCGTGCTCAACTTGTGCGCCGAGTTTTGCGATCTGCCTGACATCGAGCGCGATCACGGCCTGCACGTTCGCTACCTGCCCATCGACGACATGGGCGTGCCCGATCCAGGCCTGCTGGACGACGCATTGGCCTGGCTGGACGAGCAACTGGCGCACGGCGGCAAGGTCTTCATCCACTGCCGCTTCGGCATGGGCCGCACGGGCACGGTGCTGGCCTGCTGGCTGGCCCGCCGGGGGATATGCCTGAGCCAGACGGCTGGCTGGCGGGCAACCCCAGTTTCACATGAGCAGCACCGTTTCGTCAGAAGTTACCTGAACCGCCTGGGAATAAGCCCCCAAACAAACGGTCTGTGGAAGCATCTCAAAGCCTGCCTCTTTGGAAACTGAGTTTCCCAGAATGCATCCTTAAGAACGCACCCTGCAAACTCAGGTACGCAAAAGAACGATTCTCTGTCCATCTCTATTTTTAGTAGAACAATGATTTCAAAGTGTTAACCAAAACGACCCACATTGGCATCCACTTTGCTTAATGAGAATCGGGTTGGTTGTGGTGGGGGATGCCGCGAGAATTAGAGCGCTCGCGGAAGTCCTTCACTCGAGTCGAGCGCATCCGGCCTCCCGCCGGGCCTCTTCCCTCAGGGCAGGGCCGCGAAGGTGACGACCTTCGCGGCCCTATATTTTCACTTGCCTTTCTGAAACCCTGCTTTATCCTTCTCTAATACATGTCGCCGCTAGCCAAAGATATCAGCCAGGCCTGCCGTTTCGAAAACCGTGTGGACATCCGTTGCGAACTGATGCGCCTTCTTGAAGACGCACCGGACGCCGTGCGAGTGGCTGTCCTGCACCTTATGGTTTCCTTGAAAACGAGCCTGGACGTCCTGGTCAAACGTCCGGACTTCCAGGACGTTGCAAAACCCGTCCGCAACTGGGCGGAACTGCTCACCGGGCTTACGGAACTTCGCCTGGACTTAGACAGGATAAAATCTTCCCGCCTGGCCAGGCTGCGCCATTGCCACCCCCATTTCATACAGCTCGAACACCGCTTTGAACTCCTTAAGCGCGCCTACGAGTCTTCCACGCTCATGATCGAAATCATCTACGCCCTCATCGCGGCCGGACAGGAGTTCACCACTGCCGAGGAAGTTCTGGAGCAGTCCGGTGAGATCCTGCTCCGAGAGCTGGGGGCGGACCTGTACGTCTGCCGCCTGCGGGACGACGAAGGCAGCTGGATCAACGTGGCGGCCAACGACTCCGAAGACAAGCAGACCCCCATCTTCGTCTGGGCCATGGAGGATTCGCTCCCCAACCACCCGGTCATGCAGGCTGTGCACGAACGGGGCATCTTTCACGTTCTTTCCAACGACCTGCGCGGGCTGGAACGCGGAGGAGAATCCGTGGACTGCATGGCCTACCACGAGGGC
Coding sequences within it:
- a CDS encoding sigma-54-dependent Fis family transcriptional regulator is translated as MKRPESILLVDDQPDFTKGLARLISSRHPLLDIIQAHDGAQALALLDEKIPNLMFTDLRMPGMSGQELLERAHARNPMLTVVMLTAHGDVSSAVAALKAGAYDFITKPVEPDNLFLTLDKALERMRLITENRRLRESVAEAETWRELIGESSSVIRLKQTISAVAGSDYTVLIQGESGTGKEVVARAIHRLSGRNDGPMLSVNCPAIPEQLLESELFGHVKGAFTGAERSSKGLFLAAEGGTILLDEIGDIPMNIQTKLLRVLQEREVRAVGGSETVKVDVRIIASTNQHLEEKIRDRSFREDLFYRLNVLTIQTPTLRERREDVPLLAIHFLKRTCKEMNLAEKELTPDALGYLAGREWPGNVRELLNFMRRLVVFSPGDVIDAPTARTVDAGAGITVAPPACILGSYQDAKNQAVEAFTRAYVDQLLGRTRGNVSEAARVSGLERASLQKILKRLGIEAQEFKS
- a CDS encoding DUF3365 domain-containing protein; this encodes MNIFKPRNLQTKFILGLAAIMAVIGIFFVYLLQQYLRETLEQEARGKAQVILRGVESLHAYVQDNLRPVITGTLLEDQGLLEAMSCTALARAAMGPSGQEAHGDYRFRRVAIGARSPDLEAVGLERDFIERFNADPYQQWGEAFIKEQGHEYLVMAQPVRYQGFCLRCHGDPAQAPKDLIETFGTERGFNRKEGELAGAHVVVLPMQATAMRIQGATLGFVLMFSVGTLCLFASIYVFFNRLVVHNLHRALSLMGRHFPEAASEAAIAPKPHPLDKSKDEIELMLASMEQFAESLRQARWQLQSYASNLEGMVEGRTRDLSREAEARRADVGLFVNLLNGLNHTRDRKEILDGCLGLIGKRFGAHRVTYCCTMSAGASYSWPDQDGQAPMPQSWERMAARGETVFTDGCAYIPVQTSGAAHGMLTLCWTKENLPDPMPREVLLAVGQQLGVVMENMDALDNLIRQNDLLHAVFEGISDPVALLDGQGQVVLANESARQLSASGARSAGDATTSLRQSLGIVPGQPLPDFVLAGPLVREVKLPGDRTFLVSLYPLPEYRGRGGRLVAYAREVTGERRMQELAQQNEKLVAVGRLAAGLAHEINNPLGVILFYGELLKASAGQEESREDVEVILRHTRQAQKVLRDLLDFVRPKKGADGTCDLVVVARRTAGVFQAQASAEGVSLEVDAPEGMPEVRADITSLEQILSNLLINALDAVSPTGGSIKVSTGVEDGLAVLRVADNGPGIPPENLGRIFDPFFTTKEVGKGTGLGLAVVFGLVNDMGGSVEAVSDGGAEFIVRLPLAGTQETKREAA
- a CDS encoding esterase-like activity of phytase family protein, whose product is MASHFLLCLILAAWVLPVFCLPASAQAPEVRSPEVIVPQAMMVPVPEYLRGQFPNGFLPGLGFGLNCAQAQADGSMVLNTLTGRGPTVKGPMVPGQGALAPSSVFILPGFTPSIATMKLTGNKAEVLGMLALKDEDGNPLRGIPPAPTVHGGQVELPLDLALKRLEFDKHGVDPQGVAYDAKRGVFWVADGYRPALLRVSPRDGRTLIALAPGSGLEDYLATRRAGWGFSGTSISPTGKVYTIMRGVLFVEEKPAIFSRIIEFDPDTERVRQLPYPIDDETFPDPAAVSTGEVVAFADKRLLVLEQGVDKSGKSRSLVFSVDLTQTHNINKVYNDARQPPEVLREKAQWRKQDLKLARKTMVLDLHAAGFTGAFAESMTLLSDGRTLAVMSGHGFGLEVPIADSSVRPDGKPVLDPTKYQLGADGRLLFEGQPSKAVLGIRPTREIPRLWVATLPKKAADY
- a CDS encoding dual specificity protein phosphatase family protein, whose translation is MPCKPGHLKLLHAHGISAVLNLCAEFCDLPDIERDHGLHVRYLPIDDMGVPDPGLLDDALAWLDEQLAHGGKVFIHCRFGMGRTGTVLACWLARRGICLSQTAGWRATPVSHEQHRFVRSYLNRLGISPQTNGLWKHLKACLFGN
- a CDS encoding histidine kinase, which gives rise to MDIRCELMRLLEDAPDAVRVAVLHLMVSLKTSLDVLVKRPDFQDVAKPVRNWAELLTGLTELRLDLDRIKSSRLARLRHCHPHFIQLEHRFELLKRAYESSTLMIEIIYALIAAGQEFTTAEEVLEQSGEILLRELGADLYVCRLRDDEGSWINVAANDSEDKQTPIFVWAMEDSLPNHPVMQAVHERGIFHVLSNDLRGLERGGESVDCMAYHEGYRSRLAFLLRTDCEAFGAINLYSHQPGFFDRFDSQFLADASKIVSLTVGRQLEVGKDALAKAAGGMAHVGNNVLGIMMNYNSLVMEELEYLSGEVKSALGRTLPDRDVEGLAREIASLRKLLIELDLDRKVNSLQGVAEAILRLKAAIENLLSQVNKPVLMPYVRGQEVLDLEPSHSLPAGHPT